GTATACTCTGTTATGGCTCCAAgacaatcaaaataaaagtgATAGGTCTTACATTTGGTCAGTCAATGCTTGTTTAGACAGAGCCCCCGCTTTGTCAATCTTGTTCCCCAATACCAACAGAGGGATGCCACCCAATGATGGTTTGCTCAGCAAATCATGAAGCTCACTTCTTGATATGCTAAGGTTATCTGGATCGGCAGCATCAACAACATAACTGCAGAAAAGATTCGATTATGGGAATTTGCTAAGTTTCATACATTTAACTAATGATTGCTAGCTCAAGATGTAAATGTAAAAGGAGAGAAGGCTTCAATTCAGAAAAGGGCACATGATCCAATTACACAAGTGCCACTGGATCTAAGAGGCATAGAATTCTCAGCAgcatcacaatttttaaaacagtGACCAAGTCTTTTCAGAACTAGGCAGCCACAAAGCATGCAGAGCAAAAGTTTCGACTTTTTGACCTGTGGTCCGCACAACTCACCTTTGAAGGATAATCAAGTCTGCTTAAAGATTCAAGAAGCTGTAACCTACTCACTTCCTTGCTGTACAAATAATCATGATACGCAACATTTAATTACAATGCATTGCCCAAGACATATTGCTTGTAGAAGgcattaatgaaaattaaattgtacAGGTAATCTCTACACCTCATCCGGGATAGACaagatttataaatatatatatatatatatatatacacacacacacaccaggGAAGAGATCTTTACTCAGTCATCTAAACAAGTGGTTTTGCATCACTGCCGTTGATAATTGACTTTGTTTGGGTTcatggaagaaaaaataataactaaactaCTAATCAACAGTTATAATCAAACAGGACTTACTCTGGGGTAATGGAACTACTACAAAGACAAATAAAGAATTCTGCACTTTGATTAGAAAGAACAAACTTAGGGCTCTGGAAAGACCTCAAATTGATCACTAGGCAAGATTTAAAAACATGTGGACAACACGACCATTGTACACACACAAGTTGATTAACAACACAATTctacaaatatacatatatatttgtgtGCAGATACACATTTATCAGTTAAATCTGTATCAATATATGCATCTAAAATATACTTCTATGAGAAACACGAGCATTCAGGTGCGTAGGGAGAGAAGAATCTTCAATGTCAAGAAGTTTGTTACATACACAATAGCAGAAACGGCACGACAGTAACGTTCCCACATGCTGCGGAACCTAGGTTGCCCTCCAAGATCCCATAACTTTATTGTAACATTCCCTTTTGTCACTTTCCTCATATTGAATCCCACCTGGAATCagataacaataaatttgtcAGAATATTTTGCCCTTGATAAGTAGAAATGTCCATAAAATTGAATAAAGgagaaaacaataattaaaagcaTTTGGTGAAGTGAACTTACAGTTGGAATCATGTCCTCACTATATCCACCGGTCTATAaacaacataaaagaaaatatttgtcaGCGAGCCAATCCCAAAAGTAAACAATTAAGTTGCTAAGTGAAAGCCGATTATTGTACTTACAGCAACTACATTTACAAGGGAAGTCTTCCCAGCATTCTGAAGTCCTATTAGAGATAACTCCATTTCCTGCTTGAAAAAAAGGCTGCAATCAAATTTGAACCATAGTAAGCTCATGAGTCTCCAAGAAAGTGATAAACTAAGTCAAGATAATGCATAGGCACAGACATATATACAATTCAATTTCCAAGTGTAAcctaaaacttaaaatttgtGTTATAAAAAGAGAAGGCAGGTTTAGTGCAATCAAAAGCCATTCAAAACAGAATTAAGTTTTTTCACACAAACAAATTTGTGAGCAATGGACAAAAAATCTAATTGAGTGATTTCATTCCGTCTCAATTGCTTCCATAATTTTTTCGTCACTTCCTTCTGCTTATTTCATTAATGCCAACAAAACTCCTACTCAGTTCGTCAAGAAAAAAGGGGGGAAACTTGATTCTAAACAGAATTCCTCTttgaatacatatatatacacacaaatTTCATATCTAGTAGTTCCAGAGGTACTTATCCAAAATTCGGAAGGCAATAACTtcggaattaaaaaaaaaaaactcatttgaaATCAAACGATTCACGAACGATATCAAAGGACGATGCATTTACAAATCGTGAAACTCACGaattagataaaatatttgCATAGAacaccttaaaaaaatattgaaaatcaaTGCACGAAAACATTAGACCACAAACAAACCCTCTTTCTAAACAGTCAAAAAAATCCCTCACAGCATTGCATACAGAACACACATTACAAACCATCCACaacattcaaattataaaaaataaaaaaaaagtacaacaatAACACACAA
The nucleotide sequence above comes from Glycine soja cultivar W05 chromosome 11, ASM419377v2, whole genome shotgun sequence. Encoded proteins:
- the LOC114377685 gene encoding ADP-ribosylation factor-like protein 8a, yielding MGLWEAFLNWLRSLFFKQEMELSLIGLQNAGKTSLVNVVATGGYSEDMIPTVGFNMRKVTKGNVTIKLWDLGGQPRFRSMWERYCRAVSAIVYVVDAADPDNLSISRSELHDLLSKPSLGGIPLLVLGNKIDKAGALSKQALTDQMDLKSITDREVCCFMISCKNSTNIDSVIDWLVKHSKSKS